The Fretibacterium sp. OH1220_COT-178 genome has a segment encoding these proteins:
- a CDS encoding ABC transporter ATP-binding protein — MGRVGREALMECNEDRMLEKGGRTVLTPQVALEGIRFRYDPKGSLVLRDLSLSVERERIVAILGESGGGKSSLLRIVAGLERSERGTVRIGGRLVASEEVFCEPEHRGVGMVFQDYALFPHMTVFGNVGFGLRSMSRGDRSARVAEVLELVGLAGYERRYPHELSGGQQQRAALARALAPSPDVLLLDEPFSNLDAALKERLRGDVRAILKRSGVTAMFVTHDVEDARTFADEIVHLSDLQRS; from the coding sequence ATGGGGCGGGTCGGCCGGGAGGCACTCATGGAGTGCAACGAAGACCGGATGTTGGAGAAAGGGGGCCGTACGGTTTTGACGCCGCAGGTCGCGCTCGAGGGAATTCGCTTTCGGTACGATCCCAAAGGGTCCCTCGTCCTGAGGGACCTTTCGCTCTCGGTGGAACGGGAGCGCATCGTGGCGATTTTGGGGGAGAGCGGGGGCGGAAAGAGCTCTCTGCTCCGCATCGTCGCCGGGCTCGAGCGGAGCGAGAGGGGCACGGTCCGAATCGGGGGCCGGCTGGTGGCCTCGGAGGAGGTCTTCTGTGAGCCGGAGCACCGGGGGGTCGGGATGGTCTTTCAGGACTACGCGCTCTTTCCCCACATGACGGTCTTCGGCAACGTGGGGTTCGGCCTGCGGTCGATGTCCCGCGGGGACCGGTCCGCTAGGGTGGCGGAGGTCCTGGAACTCGTGGGGCTGGCCGGCTACGAGCGGCGCTATCCCCACGAGCTGAGCGGCGGCCAGCAGCAGCGTGCGGCCCTGGCCCGCGCGCTCGCGCCGTCGCCGGACGTCCTGCTCTTGGACGAACCCTTCTCCAACCTGGACGCGGCGCTGAAGGAGCGGCTGCGGGGGGACGTCCGCGCCATTCTGAAGCGCTCCGGCGTGACCGCGATGTTCGTGACGCACGACGTCGAGGACGCCCGAACCTTTGCGGACGAGATCGTGCACCTGTCGGACCTTCAGCGGAGCTGA
- a CDS encoding ABC transporter permease, translated as MNKSAVSRFNGWAVCSTIIAAMIVLPNLSVLHHLFDAPTQVWFHIRQHLLRDYVVTTVRLTLSVLAVSTLIAVPLAWFVTVYDFPGKGLLSFGLALPLAIPPYIAAYTYSGMLGYTGFVQTFLRDTLGVRPDPRFFDILSEGGAVFVFSLFLYPYTYMIVRSFLMRQSAQLVEAGRVLGAGMGGIFFRVVLPLSRHAILSGATLVALETISDYGVVSYFGVPVFSTAIFKSWISFSDVPTALRLSALLLVSVLLVTSAEKRFRSLPVGPASARLRPLRPIRAEGPLKYAILLLAYGVFALGVLLPVGQIVVWTARSWGTVRYDNFWSMAINSAGLALGCSAVIVVLALIVANYNRLFRNRLSRACSRLAIVGYSIPGTVVAITLLLFFLDLDRRLSLRLGRTLAMVTAGYVIRYMAIAYQNIESGFEKIGLRFVESARTLGYGRLACLLRVDLPMMKDALIGAFILTFVDIVKELPLVLFLRPFNFHTLSTKVFEYAHDEMIPESSPASLAIVLLSCVPMLVLHRMRERGRGGEP; from the coding sequence ATGAATAAAAGCGCCGTTTCCCGTTTCAACGGGTGGGCCGTCTGCAGCACGATCATCGCGGCGATGATCGTGCTGCCCAATTTGAGCGTACTGCACCACCTCTTCGACGCGCCCACGCAGGTCTGGTTCCACATCCGGCAGCACCTGCTGCGGGATTACGTCGTCACCACCGTGCGGCTCACCCTCTCCGTCCTGGCCGTCAGCACCCTGATCGCCGTTCCGCTGGCCTGGTTCGTCACGGTCTACGACTTTCCGGGCAAGGGGCTTCTGTCCTTCGGGCTGGCCCTGCCCCTGGCCATCCCCCCCTACATCGCGGCCTACACCTACTCCGGCATGCTGGGGTACACGGGGTTCGTCCAGACGTTTCTCCGGGACACCCTCGGCGTCCGCCCGGATCCGCGCTTTTTCGACATCCTGTCCGAGGGCGGGGCCGTGTTCGTCTTCTCCCTGTTCCTCTACCCCTACACCTACATGATCGTCCGCTCCTTCCTGATGCGCCAGTCGGCCCAGCTCGTCGAAGCCGGACGGGTGCTGGGGGCCGGCATGGGCGGAATCTTCTTCCGGGTGGTGCTGCCCCTGTCGCGGCACGCCATCCTCTCCGGGGCGACCCTGGTGGCCCTGGAGACGATCAGCGACTACGGGGTGGTCTCCTACTTCGGCGTGCCGGTCTTCAGCACGGCGATATTCAAGTCCTGGATCTCCTTCTCGGACGTGCCGACCGCGCTGCGGCTCTCGGCGCTGCTTCTCGTCTCCGTGCTGTTGGTGACCTCCGCCGAGAAACGCTTCCGCTCCCTTCCGGTTGGTCCGGCCTCGGCCCGTCTCCGTCCCCTGCGCCCGATTCGAGCCGAGGGGCCGCTGAAATACGCGATTCTGCTCCTGGCCTACGGGGTCTTCGCCCTGGGGGTGCTGCTGCCCGTGGGGCAGATCGTCGTGTGGACCGCCCGGAGCTGGGGGACGGTCCGATACGACAATTTCTGGTCCATGGCGATCAACTCCGCCGGGCTCGCCCTGGGCTGCAGCGCCGTCATCGTGGTCCTGGCCCTGATCGTCGCCAACTACAACCGGCTCTTCAGAAACCGGCTCTCCCGGGCCTGTTCCCGGCTGGCCATCGTCGGCTATTCGATCCCCGGAACGGTGGTGGCCATCACGCTGCTGCTCTTCTTCCTCGACCTCGACAGGCGCCTCTCCCTCAGACTCGGCCGGACCCTGGCGATGGTGACGGCCGGCTACGTCATCCGGTACATGGCCATCGCGTACCAGAACATCGAGAGCGGGTTCGAGAAGATCGGGCTCCGCTTCGTGGAGTCGGCCCGTACCCTGGGGTACGGGCGCCTGGCCTGCCTGCTGAGGGTCGACCTGCCCATGATGAAGGACGCGCTGATCGGCGCCTTCATCCTCACCTTCGTGGACATCGTCAAGGAGCTGCCGCTGGTGCTCTTCCTCCGGCCCTTCAACTTTCACACGCTCTCGACGAAGGTGTTCGAGTACGCGCACGACGAGATGATCCCCGAGTCGTCACCGGCCTCCCTCGCCATCGTGCTGCTCAGCTGCGTGCCGATGCTCGTCCTTCACCGGATGCGCGAGCGGGGGCGGGGAGGGGAGCCGTGA
- a CDS encoding extracellular solute-binding protein, which yields MKKLGIILGAVAALGFLAVPSVQAAEVLNVYSSRHYDVDKQVYADFEKETGIKVNVVEGKGDELLERLTREKDKPEADLFLTVGAESIAPLMERGLSEGFSSAAVEKNIPARYRGEGWMGITARARVIAYPLDRVDPSKITSYDDLTKPEWKGKVLVRSSSSSYNVALLSSFIQLNGADAAKAWAQGVVGNLARTPKGNDRDQAKAVVAGEGDLAVMNSYYFIRMMRSSDPAEADAAKKIGLIFPKPVHLNLSIAALVRGAGNKDNAVKFLEFLSGEHVQALYAEANGEFPLNPSVPLPEVQKSWGAFEPQELNYETLGKAKPEAAAIFDQVGWK from the coding sequence TTGAAAAAGCTGGGTATCATTCTGGGTGCGGTTGCGGCGCTGGGGTTTCTGGCGGTGCCGTCGGTGCAGGCCGCGGAGGTGCTGAACGTCTATTCCTCGCGGCATTACGACGTGGACAAGCAGGTGTACGCCGACTTCGAGAAGGAGACCGGCATCAAGGTCAACGTGGTCGAGGGTAAGGGCGACGAGCTTCTGGAGCGGCTCACGCGCGAGAAGGACAAGCCCGAGGCGGACCTGTTCCTGACGGTGGGGGCCGAGAGCATCGCGCCCCTCATGGAGAGGGGACTGAGCGAGGGCTTCAGCTCCGCGGCGGTCGAGAAGAACATTCCCGCCCGCTACCGCGGTGAGGGGTGGATGGGGATCACCGCCAGGGCCCGGGTCATCGCCTATCCCCTGGATCGCGTCGATCCCTCCAAGATCACGTCCTACGACGACCTGACGAAGCCCGAGTGGAAGGGCAAGGTCCTGGTCCGCAGCTCGTCGTCGTCCTACAACGTGGCGCTTCTGTCCTCCTTCATTCAGCTGAACGGGGCCGATGCGGCCAAGGCGTGGGCTCAGGGTGTGGTCGGCAACCTTGCCCGGACCCCCAAGGGGAACGACCGGGACCAGGCCAAGGCCGTCGTGGCGGGCGAGGGCGACCTCGCGGTCATGAACTCCTACTACTTCATCCGCATGATGCGCTCGTCCGACCCGGCCGAGGCCGATGCGGCCAAGAAGATCGGGCTGATCTTCCCCAAGCCCGTGCACCTGAACCTGAGCATTGCCGCCCTGGTCAGGGGGGCAGGGAACAAGGACAACGCGGTCAAGTTCCTGGAATTTCTCTCCGGCGAGCACGTGCAGGCGCTCTACGCGGAGGCGAACGGGGAGTTTCCGCTCAACCCCTCCGTGCCCCTTCCCGAGGTCCAGAAGTCTTGGGGCGCCTTCGAGCCCCAGGAGCTGAATTATGAGACGCTGGGCAAGGCGAAGCCCGAGGCGGCGGCCATCTTCGATCAGGTGGGCTGGAAGTAG
- a CDS encoding type I phosphomannose isomerase catalytic subunit: MQPFTLNPVYKDYLWGGTRLKDEWGRRTDLDVVAESWELSAHPAGDATAADGPWTGRPFSELVRRHPEIVSDRHAADEPFPLLVKLIDARLPLSVQVHPDDAYAARVEHGLGKTEMWVVLDHDPGAFLYMGFARDIPREEMRRRIADGTLTEVLHRAEVRKGDRFFIPAGTIHAIGGGILIAEVQQNSDLTYRVFDYGRTGPDGRPRALHVEKALDVTTPGPADPTPPGALPPSPVPGGSLERLADCPYFRAEVLDLDGRWGRAADGRTFLSLLCLEGEATLRTGTAELSAHRGTSLFVPADAGPFGLEGTARFLITSLGG; the protein is encoded by the coding sequence ATGCAGCCGTTCACGCTGAACCCGGTCTACAAGGATTATCTCTGGGGCGGGACCCGCCTGAAGGACGAGTGGGGCAGGAGGACCGACCTGGACGTCGTCGCGGAGAGCTGGGAGCTGTCCGCACACCCGGCGGGGGACGCCACGGCGGCGGACGGCCCCTGGACGGGCCGCCCGTTCTCGGAGCTCGTGCGTCGGCACCCGGAGATCGTCTCCGACCGGCACGCCGCGGACGAGCCGTTTCCGCTGCTGGTGAAGCTCATCGACGCCCGTCTGCCCCTCTCCGTGCAGGTCCACCCGGACGACGCCTACGCCGCCCGCGTGGAGCACGGCCTGGGCAAGACGGAGATGTGGGTCGTCCTGGACCACGATCCCGGGGCGTTCCTCTACATGGGGTTCGCGCGGGACATCCCGCGGGAGGAGATGCGGCGGCGCATCGCGGACGGGACCCTGACCGAGGTGCTGCACAGGGCGGAGGTCCGGAAGGGGGACCGCTTCTTCATCCCGGCGGGAACGATCCACGCCATAGGCGGCGGGATCCTGATCGCCGAGGTGCAGCAGAACTCCGACCTCACCTATCGCGTCTTCGACTACGGCCGCACCGGCCCGGACGGCAGGCCCCGCGCGCTCCATGTGGAGAAGGCGCTCGACGTCACGACGCCGGGCCCCGCCGACCCGACCCCACCGGGGGCCCTACCCCCGTCGCCCGTCCCGGGCGGCTCGCTGGAGCGCCTGGCCGACTGCCCCTACTTCCGGGCCGAGGTCCTGGACCTGGACGGACGATGGGGGCGCGCCGCCGACGGGCGGACCTTTCTTTCCCTGCTCTGCCTGGAGGGGGAGGCGACGCTGCGTACGGGGACGGCCGAGCTGAGCGCCCATCGGGGCACCAGCCTCTTCGTCCCTGCCGACGCGGGCCCCTTCGGGCTGGAGGGCACGGCGCGCTTTCTGATCACGTCGCTGGGGGGATAG
- a CDS encoding DUF3798 domain-containing protein: MKLRCVTGALLAAGLFLLGGRGPACAADPAPFHIGIMTGTVSQSEDSLRGAELMIRRYGDSASGGMITHVTYPDNFMSEMETTIGQLVGLADDPKMKAVVVNQAIPGTTEAFRRIRERRPDILLLAGNIQEDPAVITAAADIAINGDDISRGYLIPLAAQKLGAKTFVHISFPRHMSYETLARRRAIMEEACKDLGIRFVFETAPDPTSDVGVAGAQQFILEKVPAWLEQYGKDTAFFCTNDAQREPMLKRIAELGGYFVESDSPLMAYPGALGIDLSKERGNWPALLKKVEEAVVAAGGSGRMASWAYSIDYTCSAALAEFAKEVVEGRAKIGSMKDLMSCFSQFTPGVKWNASHYTDAGSGVRNRKLVMIYEDTYVFGRGFLGMTDVEIPEKYFRVK; this comes from the coding sequence TTGAAATTGAGATGCGTAACGGGAGCCCTTTTGGCCGCAGGGCTGTTTCTTTTGGGGGGCCGCGGCCCGGCCTGCGCCGCCGATCCGGCGCCCTTCCACATCGGGATCATGACGGGGACGGTGTCGCAGAGCGAGGACAGCCTGCGGGGCGCCGAGCTGATGATCCGGAGGTACGGCGACAGCGCGAGCGGGGGGATGATCACCCACGTCACCTACCCGGACAATTTCATGTCCGAGATGGAGACCACCATCGGTCAGCTGGTGGGGCTGGCCGACGATCCCAAGATGAAGGCCGTCGTGGTCAACCAGGCCATCCCGGGCACCACCGAGGCCTTCCGAAGAATCCGGGAGAGGCGCCCGGACATCCTGCTCCTGGCCGGGAACATCCAGGAGGACCCCGCCGTCATCACGGCGGCGGCCGACATCGCCATCAACGGCGACGACATCAGCCGCGGATACCTCATCCCGCTGGCCGCACAGAAGCTGGGCGCCAAGACCTTCGTCCACATCTCCTTCCCGCGGCACATGAGCTACGAGACCCTGGCCCGGAGGCGCGCCATCATGGAGGAGGCCTGCAAGGACCTGGGGATCCGGTTCGTCTTCGAGACGGCCCCGGACCCGACGAGCGACGTGGGCGTGGCGGGCGCGCAGCAGTTCATCCTGGAGAAGGTTCCGGCCTGGCTGGAGCAGTACGGCAAGGACACGGCCTTCTTCTGCACCAACGACGCGCAGCGCGAGCCAATGCTGAAGCGCATCGCCGAGCTGGGCGGCTACTTCGTCGAATCCGACTCCCCGCTCATGGCCTACCCCGGCGCGCTGGGGATCGACCTGTCCAAGGAACGGGGCAACTGGCCGGCGCTCCTGAAGAAGGTCGAGGAGGCCGTCGTCGCCGCGGGCGGCAGCGGGCGCATGGCCAGCTGGGCCTACTCGATCGACTACACGTGCAGCGCGGCCCTGGCCGAGTTCGCCAAGGAGGTCGTCGAGGGCAGGGCGAAGATCGGCAGCATGAAGGACCTCATGTCCTGTTTCTCGCAGTTCACGCCCGGCGTCAAGTGGAACGCCAGTCACTACACGGATGCGGGCAGCGGCGTGCGCAACAGGAAACTGGTCATGATCTACGAGGACACCTACGTCTTCGGCCGAGGCTTCCTGGGGATGACCGACGTGGAGATCCCGGAAAAGTACTTCCGCGTCAAGTGA
- a CDS encoding aminomethyltransferase family protein encodes MIKKTPLNDVHRKLEGQLTDFGGWEMPLWYKAGAVKEHLFVIEKCGIFDICHMCLVRVTGKDAFGLLQLCLTRNIEKLAKGACGYTMILDEKAHVVDDCIVYNMNENREDYLLVVNSGRASIVADHLKKHMGSFKADVKNEDGVFGKIDLQGPKSVEILRKVMVKGSLDGLKYFRFLGDYDGTKNKDVLLRGDIPVLLSRTGYTGELGFEILCPIDKTVDVWNMLVEAGGDDILPCGLASRDSLRMGAILPLSQQDIGPWPFVNTPWDFALPRDKEGKLTKTFLGSTIYDNPPESYTYPYCGFDPRKVDAHSGARVLLDGKDIGLVSTCCLEVACSRVDGKIVGTASPDKPADFKPKGLVAGYVRVDRKLEPGTKVTLKDDRRSIEVEIVSDIRPGRTARVAI; translated from the coding sequence TTGATCAAGAAAACACCTTTGAACGACGTGCACCGCAAGCTGGAAGGGCAGCTGACCGATTTCGGCGGCTGGGAGATGCCCCTGTGGTACAAGGCCGGGGCCGTCAAGGAACACCTTTTCGTCATCGAGAAGTGCGGCATCTTCGACATCTGCCACATGTGCCTGGTCCGCGTGACGGGCAAGGACGCCTTCGGACTCCTCCAGCTCTGCCTGACCCGCAACATCGAGAAGCTGGCCAAGGGCGCCTGCGGCTACACGATGATCCTCGACGAGAAGGCCCACGTGGTCGACGACTGCATCGTCTACAACATGAACGAGAACCGCGAGGACTACCTGCTGGTGGTCAACTCCGGCCGGGCCTCGATCGTGGCCGACCACCTGAAGAAGCACATGGGCTCCTTCAAGGCGGACGTCAAGAACGAGGACGGCGTGTTCGGCAAGATCGACCTCCAGGGCCCCAAGTCCGTGGAGATCCTCCGTAAGGTCATGGTCAAGGGATCCCTCGACGGGCTCAAGTACTTCCGTTTCCTCGGCGATTACGACGGGACCAAGAACAAGGACGTGCTCCTGCGCGGCGACATTCCCGTCCTGCTCTCCCGAACCGGCTACACCGGCGAGCTCGGCTTCGAGATCCTCTGCCCGATTGACAAGACCGTCGACGTGTGGAACATGCTGGTCGAGGCGGGCGGGGACGACATCCTCCCCTGCGGCCTGGCCTCCCGCGACTCCCTGCGCATGGGCGCTATTCTGCCGCTCTCCCAGCAGGACATCGGCCCGTGGCCCTTCGTCAACACCCCCTGGGACTTCGCCCTGCCCCGCGACAAGGAGGGCAAGCTGACCAAGACGTTCCTCGGCTCGACCATCTACGACAACCCGCCCGAGAGCTACACCTATCCCTACTGCGGCTTCGACCCGCGCAAGGTGGACGCCCACAGCGGCGCTCGCGTGCTGCTCGACGGCAAGGACATCGGTCTGGTCTCCACCTGCTGCCTGGAGGTCGCGTGCAGCCGCGTCGACGGAAAGATCGTCGGGACCGCCAGCCCGGACAAGCCGGCGGACTTCAAGCCCAAGGGCCTGGTGGCGGGCTACGTCCGGGTGGACCGCAAGCTCGAGCCCGGCACCAAGGTGACGCTGAAGGACGACCGCCGCAGCATCGAGGTGGAGATCGTCTCCGACATCCGCCCGGGCCGCACGGCGCGCGTCGCCATCTGA
- the gcvH gene encoding glycine cleavage system protein GcvH, which produces MKAFDELNFKADVSYTKTHEWAKKNGNVVVVGVDDYAQGALGDIVYVELPDVGATTKAGAAFGSLESTKAVSDLNAPVSGKVVKVNEALADSPDLVNSDPYGAAWMVEIEVPDDKDFEALMKVDAYKEYVKTLDH; this is translated from the coding sequence GTGAAGGCATTTGACGAGCTGAATTTCAAGGCGGACGTGTCCTACACGAAGACCCACGAGTGGGCGAAGAAGAACGGCAACGTAGTCGTCGTCGGGGTTGACGACTACGCTCAGGGTGCTCTTGGCGACATCGTCTACGTCGAGCTTCCCGACGTCGGCGCCACCACCAAGGCCGGTGCGGCCTTCGGCTCCCTCGAGTCCACCAAGGCCGTCAGCGACCTCAACGCTCCCGTCTCGGGCAAGGTCGTCAAGGTCAACGAGGCGCTCGCGGACTCCCCGGACCTGGTAAACTCCGACCCCTACGGCGCGGCCTGGATGGTGGAGATCGAGGTGCCCGACGACAAGGACTTTGAAGCGCTGATGAAGGTCGACGCCTACAAAGAGTACGTCAAGACCCTCGATCATTGA
- the gcvPA gene encoding aminomethyl-transferring glycine dehydrogenase subunit GcvPA yields the protein MRYLSHTPEDLRAMLDVIGVKKVEDLFASIPAAVRMDGPIDIKPRTEWELTAELGAMAASNCDSVAFLGAGCYPHHIPAHIPYLASRSEFLTSYTPYQPEVSQGTLQAVFEFQTMTANLLGMEVANASMYDGANALAEAAIMAIRVKKKPKVAFSRLNHPHYIQVMDTYFRPAGFEAVELPVLPDGRTDLGKIPDDVSAVIVQSPNFAGVIEDLEAAAKAAHDKGALLIASFSEAMAWGLLKNPGSCGADIVSGEGSSFGIPLNAGGPGVGMLACTMKNVRSMPGRLIGETTDKNGERCFVLTLAAREQHIRREKATSNICTNSGHNALTAAMYMASAGSQGLHAIAKLNHDKAAYLKAGLEKAGFKPLFDAPFFNEFAMKAPAGFEKRYDDLAKKGFVAGLDLGKYYPEYKGAWLFCATEVHTREEIDAFLKEVA from the coding sequence ATGAGATACCTGTCCCACACCCCGGAAGATCTCCGGGCGATGCTGGATGTTATCGGAGTCAAAAAAGTCGAGGATCTCTTCGCGTCGATCCCGGCGGCAGTGCGCATGGATGGCCCCATCGACATCAAGCCCCGCACCGAGTGGGAGCTGACGGCCGAGCTGGGGGCCATGGCAGCGTCCAACTGCGACAGCGTGGCCTTCCTGGGCGCGGGGTGCTATCCTCACCACATCCCGGCCCACATCCCCTATCTCGCGAGCCGCTCGGAGTTCCTGACCTCCTACACGCCCTACCAGCCGGAGGTCAGCCAGGGCACGCTTCAGGCCGTATTCGAGTTCCAGACGATGACGGCCAACCTGCTGGGCATGGAGGTCGCCAACGCCTCCATGTACGACGGCGCCAACGCCCTGGCCGAGGCCGCCATCATGGCCATCCGCGTCAAGAAAAAGCCCAAGGTGGCCTTCTCCCGCCTGAACCACCCCCACTACATCCAGGTGATGGACACCTACTTCCGCCCCGCAGGCTTCGAGGCGGTGGAGCTTCCCGTCCTGCCGGACGGGCGCACGGATCTCGGCAAGATCCCCGACGACGTCTCGGCCGTGATCGTCCAGTCCCCCAACTTCGCCGGCGTGATCGAGGACCTCGAGGCGGCGGCCAAGGCCGCTCACGACAAGGGCGCCCTGCTGATCGCCTCCTTCTCCGAGGCCATGGCCTGGGGACTGCTCAAGAACCCGGGCAGCTGCGGCGCGGACATCGTCAGCGGCGAGGGCAGCAGCTTCGGCATCCCTCTGAACGCGGGCGGGCCCGGCGTGGGCATGCTGGCCTGCACCATGAAGAACGTCCGTTCCATGCCAGGCCGTCTGATCGGCGAGACGACGGACAAGAACGGGGAGCGCTGCTTCGTCCTGACCCTCGCGGCCCGCGAGCAGCATATCCGCCGCGAGAAGGCCACGTCGAACATCTGCACCAACTCCGGCCACAACGCCCTGACGGCGGCGATGTACATGGCCTCCGCCGGAAGCCAGGGGCTCCACGCCATCGCCAAGCTGAACCACGACAAGGCCGCCTACCTGAAGGCGGGGCTCGAGAAGGCGGGCTTCAAGCCGCTCTTCGACGCGCCGTTCTTCAACGAGTTCGCCATGAAGGCCCCGGCGGGCTTCGAGAAGCGCTACGATGATCTGGCCAAGAAGGGCTTCGTCGCCGGGCTCGATTTGGGCAAGTACTATCCGGAGTACAAGGGGGCGTGGCTCTTCTGCGCGACGGAGGTCCACACCCGTGAGGAAATCGATGCATTCCTGAAGGAGGTGGCCTGA
- the gcvPB gene encoding aminomethyl-transferring glycine dehydrogenase subunit GcvPB, whose protein sequence is MSRYPGTKGLAFKESLLWERASKGRMGISVPSQDVPESKLDASLTGPAPKLPELSEVDVIRHYTRLSTWNFGVDTGMYPLGSCTMKYNPKINDRMASLPGFANVHPLMPEICFQGALKAMYELEQDLLKITGMKAASLQPSAGAQGELTGMLMIHAYHAHKGRQRKKVIMPSTAHGTNPASAALCGYEPVPVELNKDGVVTPDAIREIMDEDTAGIMLTNPNTLGIFEHHVAEISKIIHEKGGLVYGDGANMNALMGYVDVHKMGVDVLHLNVHKTLSTPHGGGGPGAGPVVVGETLEPFLPVPRICKEGDRYTLCTDSPLSIGRLQAFFGNFAVLVRALAYTRTMGHDLKAATEAAVLNANYIKACLKGVYNLPFPQDSLHEVIFNDAIQQKNGVTTLDIAKRLIDCGYHPPTVYFPLVVDGAIMIEPTDTESKNDLDGFIDAMKAIAEEAKSNPEMVTNTPQNTMVARPDETLAARNLVLKGE, encoded by the coding sequence ATGAGCCGCTATCCCGGCACCAAAGGCCTGGCCTTTAAAGAGTCGCTGCTTTGGGAGCGCGCGAGCAAGGGGCGCATGGGCATCAGCGTACCCTCCCAGGACGTCCCGGAGAGCAAGCTGGACGCCTCCCTGACGGGACCGGCACCCAAGCTGCCGGAGCTGTCCGAGGTCGACGTCATTCGTCACTACACGCGCCTGTCCACCTGGAACTTCGGGGTCGACACGGGGATGTACCCCCTGGGCTCCTGCACCATGAAGTACAACCCAAAGATCAACGACCGCATGGCGTCGCTTCCCGGCTTCGCCAACGTCCATCCCCTCATGCCCGAGATCTGCTTCCAGGGGGCCCTCAAGGCCATGTACGAGCTGGAGCAGGACCTGCTGAAGATCACCGGCATGAAGGCCGCCTCGCTCCAGCCCTCGGCCGGAGCTCAGGGCGAGCTGACGGGAATGCTGATGATCCACGCCTATCACGCGCACAAGGGCCGGCAGCGCAAAAAGGTGATCATGCCCAGCACGGCGCACGGGACGAACCCGGCGTCCGCGGCCCTCTGCGGCTACGAGCCCGTTCCGGTCGAGCTGAACAAGGACGGGGTCGTGACCCCCGACGCCATTCGCGAGATCATGGACGAGGACACGGCGGGCATCATGCTCACCAACCCCAACACGCTGGGCATCTTCGAGCACCACGTGGCCGAGATCTCCAAGATCATCCACGAGAAGGGCGGGCTGGTCTACGGAGACGGCGCGAACATGAACGCCCTGATGGGCTATGTCGACGTGCACAAGATGGGGGTCGACGTGCTGCACCTCAACGTCCACAAGACCCTCTCGACGCCGCACGGCGGCGGCGGGCCCGGCGCGGGGCCCGTGGTGGTGGGCGAGACCCTGGAGCCCTTCCTGCCCGTGCCGCGCATCTGCAAGGAGGGCGACCGCTACACGCTCTGCACCGACTCGCCGCTCTCCATCGGCCGTCTTCAGGCGTTCTTCGGCAACTTCGCCGTGCTGGTTCGGGCCCTCGCCTACACGCGTACCATGGGGCACGACCTCAAGGCCGCGACCGAGGCCGCGGTCCTGAACGCCAACTACATCAAGGCGTGCCTGAAGGGCGTCTACAACCTGCCCTTCCCGCAGGACAGCCTGCATGAGGTCATCTTCAACGACGCGATCCAGCAGAAGAACGGCGTGACCACGCTCGACATCGCCAAGCGCCTGATCGACTGCGGCTATCATCCGCCCACAGTCTACTTCCCGCTGGTGGTGGACGGCGCCATCATGATCGAGCCGACGGATACCGAATCCAAGAACGACCTGGACGGGTTCATCGACGCCATGAAGGCGATCGCCGAGGAGGCCAAGTCGAATCCGGAGATGGTCACGAACACGCCGCAGAACACGATGGTCGCGCGTCCCGACGAGACGCTGGCCGCCAGGAACCTGGTTCTGAAGGGCGAGTAG
- a CDS encoding Lrp/AsnC family transcriptional regulator yields the protein MNETTNNRKSGIRIDETSLEIIKRLSGERQPLAQIAEELHISEGTVRNRINKLEQAGVLCRRGLVDVDALPGHMALLVGVKLTNTNFVAKARELESMRGVVSVMVVTGSFDIFLLVMLDENFGLLEFFNAELAAHADGIQSTETFVVYKGFNFNLPYML from the coding sequence ATGAACGAGACGACGAACAACCGAAAGAGCGGAATCCGAATCGACGAGACGAGTCTGGAGATCATCAAGCGCCTCAGCGGGGAGCGCCAGCCCCTGGCGCAGATCGCGGAGGAGCTGCACATCTCCGAGGGCACCGTGCGCAACCGCATCAACAAGCTGGAGCAGGCGGGCGTGCTGTGCCGGCGCGGCCTGGTGGACGTGGACGCCCTGCCCGGCCACATGGCCCTGCTTGTGGGCGTCAAGCTCACCAACACCAACTTCGTCGCCAAGGCCAGGGAGCTGGAGTCCATGAGGGGGGTCGTCTCCGTCATGGTCGTCACGGGAAGCTTCGACATCTTTCTGCTCGTGATGCTGGACGAGAACTTCGGGCTGCTCGAGTTCTTCAACGCGGAGCTCGCCGCGCACGCCGACGGCATACAGTCCACCGAGACCTTCGTGGTGTATAAGGGGTTCAACTTCAACCTGCCCTACATGCTGTAA